The window caaacgctaaacttaaatatattttaaattttcaaataaaattatcgtTTCAGATAATTACCTACAGCCTTCAACCCAACCAGGGAAAGGTTCTTTGAATGTGCTGCAAACAATAGTAGGCCTCAAAATCACAACAGGTAGATTGCCTCTAAGCTTTCCTATAAGCATCTCTCCCATTGCCTTTGTAAACACGTACGTATTTGGCCATCCATAATATTTTGCCCTATCAAATTACGTACATTATTCGAATTTATAGAATTTTccctttaaaaataatataataattccCTTTTGAGCAagtaataacaaaaatttaaatttcctTTTCAAAGATATCATAGTACATCAATTTTCCAATCCCAAAACTAAGAGACGTTGGCTAATTCAGTTGGCTGGTCTGAccaatttgatatatttaaaggGGTTTTTTGAGGATGCACGAGGTGATCGATTACACATACAGAGCCCCTCTTTCTTacgtatatgaaaaagttaatcaaaaaaaatatgttaaatttattaataaaataaatatatttactataaataaggcacaaaataaaagttttacaCAGGGCCCTCAAATTTTTCAAGACGGCTCTATTGAGTATATTGCTAGCTAATTAGtctattattagtatatgtttcgtaaaaattaattgttggTCATTTATAAGTTGACTATGAAGTGAAAACCGAATATAATTTTTCCTTTGGTTTTTGGTTTTCCCAAATAAACAGACAAAAactaaattttatcaaatattttcataataattaacTTATAAATCAATACTTTCAGTTGGTTAACCAATCAACAATTTTAACTATCAAGTTGACCTAACATTAATTTTCGAAACAGTGAGGAATATGAAATCATACCTTTGACTTCCCAAATCCTTCATTCTTTGCCTAATATCCTTTTCTTGTAGTTGTTGGgctttaagattttttaaagtATGATCAATAAGCTTCTTCTCGAAATCAATATCCAAACCTGACACTCCATTCAAAGTCTCACCCATTTCGTATGGCTTTTCAGATATCAACCCTTTCTTCTCTCCACACACGTATGCTGATACGTCATTcatcaaatatcaagttttgTCATTTATTATAGGTCACcaacttttatttttgaaatatctttaattaattaattttgctaaataattattaaataaaatcattCTTAATTAATTACCAGTAGACACATGGATGAGTAACTGTATTTTTGAACAATTATTTGCAAAGTTGACCACATGTTTTGGTCCTAGGGTATTCACTCCCAATGCCACATCATACCTACACAATACAATCACCAAACCACATCAATTTAAACGTGTTTTATAGAAATGTGAATGTAACAAAAGTctaaataattgatatataactAACACAAATAAAAGCAGTGTTAGTTAGGATATGTTACATATTTATCACATGCAAATTAAATATGCAACCCTTTCGTGATAGCTCTTTAAATTGAAATGTAAATGCAACAAcacctttattttttaaagtgacGTAAATGAGCAACGTTGAAAAATAACCCATATAAGATTCCACATAAAGATTTAGCGAGGGATTGACTGACATATGTATAAAGTGTTTCATGGCTACTTTTTATATTACTAATTAGTTTTAGGATATAACATTACAGTTAATTCTCCTCTTATGTGTATCTTGTCACGTACAagccaaataaaaaatataacaaacaaaGGATAGTATTTAGAcgcgcgcgcacacacacacacacacatatatatatatatatatatatatatataaaagacgGCCTCATGCATGATAAAATTATCAGTATTAGGCTGATCCATATACATTTAACCAGTAGAAAGTGATCATATATACCTTTCCCAAAATTTAGTAGTAGCGGCAACgttaataacaatatcaatgtCCTCATACATCTGGTTAAGCTGATGATGAGTAAGTCCCAAATTATCATATGAAGTATCACCAGCAACAGCACTTAATTTTTCCAACATGAAACCCTCAAAACTGGCACCCAATTTTTCTCTTAAAACTTTGAACAACTCTTTCCCTAACACCTGCATCCATGTTAAGAAATTGTTCCAAGTTATCAATATTAGGTCtctcatttaattaatataattcatTATTAAGGCTATTAGGAACTTAAGTTTAGTGTATGTTGCTTTTACCCACAAATTTAATAATGAGATTAttacaaaatttgaaattgtcaagcaatcaactcaattaaaagtttaagttgatggttgaggccccaattaaatattatgttatatactctaacacacgcCCTTGGACAAGAGCCCAAAAGGCTAGCTagctaaaagtgtggatgcaacataaATTCTTTTCATATCagacgctaaatattccacttcaaATGAGGAGTGATTGAAATTCGAACTTGTGACTTCTCGTCACGCTGGTTtttaataccatgtcaaggaatcaattcaaccaaaaacttaataaGCTGATAGTTGTGTTCcagaatatatatactataacatAATTTTTGTGGGTGGCCATGATGTAAAATCAGTCCAAGAATATTCTAAAGACATAATCTTAGCTAAATCCTTTGAAGAGTCATCATTTGATTCTTACGGGTTGCATGGTCCTTTCATTACGAGTCTTGCTTTGACTAGTGTCTCAAGGTCTTGGTAGACAGATCAAAGCACAGCATAATTCGTCCTTATGGGTGTAAGTGAGCTACGGTTTTTTTCATACAATAAAAGGGGATGTTTAATTGAATTTGTACCTAAAATAAGTCGGTCAAAGTCAGCCTTTAATTAGCCTTTAAAGGGGAGTATCCTTGAGGGTATTTCCTCATTTATTCAATCAATAAATATGGCAAGTTTTGTTTTCATCCTTTGTAATTTGCTAAATAATGCTTTCATTATGGCTTAATCATTTCGGTCTTCATTCCCTTCAATATGGCTAGTTCATATTCATCTTTAATGGTGGAATTCAAGAAGACTATCAAAAGATTTGAAGCATTCCATGGCAACCAAGAGTTTTTGGATCTCAAGCATTACAAGGGACGAATTATTATCTTTCAATGATTGTAATTTAAggtgttttattttatgtttttattagtatgaatgttttgttttctttaataaagaaGGATGTAATTCTTGTAGTAGAATTCGAAAAGGGTATCTTAGATTTCTGATTATGTTTAATATAATCACTTGATTGTTTGTAGTCAAGTGAAAGGTCTTTTTTctagaatttttttatgattgtaaGCCTATATAAAGGCCTTCATttcatgaataaaaaaaatctaatctaAATTCCAATCAAAAGCTTTGTCTTATGCAATTGTTCTTGTACTTGTGTTAAGTATTTTGAATGTTTTTCAATAGTGAGGTTAATTTCTCATCGTTGAAGAAATTAGTGAGTTTGTGAGATTTCCAAACATACTAATTTGTATGATGAATTCGAGTGAGTGTTCCTCAGATTAAGAATACACCCTAGCAAGATTAAGTGAGTGTTCCTTACTTGCATATCCTTGAATCATAACAATCTAGTGAGTGTTCATTGTTTGTTCTTTTATTTtcgtaatataaaaaaaaaacaaaaaaacagtCCTTTGAAACGTTTTTCAAAACTTTGAAAATAATCTTATTCCAGAATACCTTTGAATCCTATTCAAAAACCTTCAAACCTCTGTCAAAACCAAAACAGTCTTTCTCATTCGACATTATATCCACAgaaatcccttaaaatcattCCACTTTCATACCTAAACCTTCTAAGCTAAACACATTCCTTTTCTAAACCTTATAACATATGGAAAGCCcctttttgttaatttaatcCCTTTAGATTATACATCAGGccacaaattaaaagaaaaaaaaaagaatgtatCTTAGTAGTTGgaacatttaatttattgaagGAAACATTGCAAATTTGTGGGAcagattaaattaaaaatattgaaaactcATGAAAAAGAAAAGGTACATAAATATACCTCTTCACGAAGTCGAGTGTTGGCAGTGGTAGCATCTTTAGCCCTTACAAGAAGGTATAACTTCTTAACGTTTGGTTGAGTTCGAAGTATTTTTTCAATAAGAActgcaaataataatattatagttTATGAGCTATGTAGATGCATGTATGATGCATGCAAATGATAATATAAATTTCTAGCTCCATATATATGAGattgatataataaaaaatgacaTAAAGATTAAGAAAATAGTGAAAACATACTCTTAGCGATGAATCCAGTAGCACCCGTAACAAAGattgttttattttctaaaaacttATTAATGCTTCCAAAATCCATTGTGTTTAAAGTTAGAAAAGCCAAGTTCGCTACAATAATTTAGAAAGCAATAAGTTTTGTAAATTACTTATTTGAGAAAAGAAGCTGAAATGAGCAAGAGTATATAAAGAGAAGTGATGATTGATGAGCATCAATCAATTATACCCAACCTTGACTTTTACAAACAATCGGGATGGTCAGCAACTCTACTTTGCtttaaaaaaaagcaaaaatactcaataatttttaagttgaaagtaaaattaaaaacacaataattttctgggctctttttattttacatttttaccTAAAAACAATTACTTAAACTCAAGTAAAACAATGTAaacaatataatttaatatttgaggcccTTGATATTAGAGGTTTAACAGTGGAGCACTTTGTACATGTTCAGAATCACCCATGTTTTGTAACATTAAAACTTAACGTAAGGAAATATTTTAGAGCCTTTTATTTAAGAAGATGTGAGCAATCGTACGTCGCACATAACCATCCCTGTTCGGACCGACGTAACTTGTCTTTTCtactattgtcatatgcttttaAGATGgtataattttttgcttatggagtgtgtgcacctcgtatTATTTCCCCGATAATATGATGTTATTCATAATAAGTTCAGCTTAATTTAACATGTTAgaccgtgacaattcgtcattAATCACCCTATAGGCCCACTCGTATGGACATCTATAACACCCCGAACCCTCTAACTGCCGGTGATTACTATGAACTTTATAGACCAACACAGGTCTTTTCAATTACACTTCGGCCACACAAACCTTCTACCAAACATTATATGCAATTTCATGACTTTATGGCATGTGAAATATTTGACACATAACTAAATCATAGTGTGGTCGGCATCTCTGTCCAAAACCAGAAAAGAGAGAGTATGTAGGTCAACAAAAATTACTACCTACTTAACAGTTTGGCCAGCAATAatggattataaatattaaattcagctggaatttgaatttgatttgtgAAAATGTTAGTAAACAACCTCCATGTTATTTCTGATGCCCAATTTAATTAGTTGGCAATTGGCATTACTGATTTGACAGAACCTTAATAATACCCTTCGTCAATTACTTCTTTTGTTATGCAACATTAATAACTAATataaatgttaaaaattaataattaacacaaatattaaaaattaattggtATTACTAAACTGTTGTGTATAggattcaaaataataaaagtgttTGAATTgataagaattaaataaaatgataataatattatttaaaatagagacagattaaaatgaaaactgcaataatgaaattaataaacaaGAATGGAAGGAGTATATTCTACCatttgaaaaacaaaaactgAACTAATAATCATGCCTTACACAATCAAGggttatttgtattatttattttataagttcGATACAaatattacttaattaatttgtactttttatttaattaaatgatataaataaggatgaaatttttaaatattaattagaaaataagatttttattaatatttttaaattttaatatttcaaaaaaatgcaacgttaatgttaaaaaaaattaaaaaaataattaatagggTCAAAAAAGTTGCGTACTCTTAGTAATGAAGCCGGTGGGAGTGTGGCACCCTCAAGGAAGATAGTTTTGTCTCCTAAAAATTCAATCATGCTCCCAAAATCCATGGCCATGATGCTGCAAAACcttaattaattagaaaattttggttaaaataaTTCGAAAACGTGTAAATGAAAATGGTTGATTATATTATAAGTATTAGGAGTAGATAATGTGAAAATCCAATTTATTTTCCATGCTCTTTTGGAATGTATTGATAAAATGAGATTATAGCTTTAATTAAAGATTAGGTTTAGTGGATAATTTTCGGAATGAAGGATGTAATTACTCGATTTAATCTCCATAtttattaagattattattaatatttctttggtttattttattagGATAATTTGcataattatagttttaaagtttaAGACGTGAGCGAATTATAGGTTCAATGTTTGTTTTCTGAAGTACAGCTACCAAAGTATCAAAATCTACAATTTTTTAGGCTAAATTACATAATTTCGACCATTTTAATGATCGGAATTTTAGGATAAATGGTCGAAATTATGTGATTTAGTATGAACGGTATAGACTTTATTACTTTGGTCATCTCTAATTTGCAAAAGTCTTAAACTTAaaaactgtaattcgcaaattactctattatcattattagtcATAATGTTTGTCTTGTCTTTTTTGTCTTGCTTATGGCATGTTTTATgtctttttgtttttcatttgtaAGTCTTTCTCAAACTGAGGGTGCCAATGACCGTAACTTTCTTATATCCTTCGATAAAGTTATGATTTATCATCTTTCACTCATTTTAATACTCTTATCATATTTTCTATGAACGAGATACATTAGATATGATGATGTTCTATTTCCAATGGATTGATGATATGAGATCATAGGATTAAAAGAAAAGATTTAGTTAGGTAGACAGTTTTCGAATGATGGAGTCGATGAAAATGGCTTATTATACCAAAGGATGAtgtaataagtaataataacCCCCAAATTGTTCTCCATACGTATATTTGCAAGATTTGGTTAAAGTGGATAATCATCAACATACACAGTGCGTCCCACTCATAAGAATTATGATTAGGGTATGGGGAGGGAATAGAAGCGACAatccatacccataaagaaagATACAGTCAAAGAATTTGTTGGCTCGAATTTGGTTAATTGGATAGTTTTCAGAATGATCGCGTTGATGAAGATGGTTGATTATAAAAGGAACAAACAATGTAATAACTTCGAATTTATTCTCCatacttatataatacaatgcTATTTAGATTGCcacatttaatattttaatatgagAATTTTTTAAGTTAAATGTAGCAATTTCAATAATACAGATTATTCTGCATAACTCACTTTTGATATAAAAGGCGAACAAAATTTTAATGCATAGAAAAgacaaaagcaaaagcaaaaacCCTAGCTAAGCACATAGATCTTTAATGCTTGAGTTGTTAATGATCTAACAAACCGATTATTGATAAG of the Amaranthus tricolor cultivar Red isolate AtriRed21 chromosome 6, ASM2621246v1, whole genome shotgun sequence genome contains:
- the LOC130816093 gene encoding fatty acyl-CoA reductase 3-like isoform X3, producing MDFGSINKFLENKTIFVTGATGFIAKILIEKILRTQPNVKKLYLLVRAKDATTANTRLREEVLGKELFKVLREKLGASFEGFMLEKLSAVAGDTSYDNLGLTHHQLNQMYEDIDIVINVAATTKFWERYDVALGVNTLGPKHVVNFANNCSKIQLLIHVSTAYVCGEKKGLISEKPYEMGETLNGVSGLDIDFEKKLIDHTLKNLKAQQLQEKDIRQRMKDLGSQRAKYYGWPNTYVFTKAMGEMLIGKLRGNLPVVILRPTIVCSTFKEPFPGWVEGCRTIDSVTTTYGKGRLTLFLADNSTVLDLIPADMFVNSMIVAIKAHVNNSDLTIYQVGSSYRNPLTFKETHEFHYHYFARNPWTSDEGKSIKLGKGVVLNNILTFQIILFVWQFLVQMF
- the LOC130816093 gene encoding fatty acyl-CoA reductase 3-like isoform X2 yields the protein MDFGSINKFLENKTIFVTGATGFIAKILIEKILRTQPNVKKLYLLVRAKDATTANTRLREEVLGKELFKVLREKLGASFEGFMLEKLSAVAGDTSYDNLGLTHHQLNQMYEDIDIVINVAATTKFWERYDVALGVNTLGPKHVVNFANNCSKIQLLIHVSTAYVCGEKKGLISEKPYEMGETLNGVSGLDIDFEKKLIDHTLKNLKAQQLQEKDIRQRMKDLGSQRAKYYGWPNTYVFTKAMGEMLIGKLRGNLPVVILRPTIVCSTFKEPFPGWVEGCRTIDSVTTTYGKGRLTLFLADNSTVLDLIPADMFVNSMIVAIKAHVNNSDLTIYQVGSSYRNPLTFKETHEFHYHYFARNPWTSDEGKSIKLGKGVVLNNILTFQIILFVWQFLVQMILIFTTRMGCSNMQHRLYKFDKKLKIVTKLVDLYKPYLFFKGMKTCINIVSYYC
- the LOC130816093 gene encoding fatty acyl-CoA reductase 3-like isoform X1, producing the protein MDFGSINKFLENKTIFVTGATGFIAKILIEKILRTQPNVKKLYLLVRAKDATTANTRLREEVLGKELFKVLREKLGASFEGFMLEKLSAVAGDTSYDNLGLTHHQLNQMYEDIDIVINVAATTKFWERYDVALGVNTLGPKHVVNFANNCSKIQLLIHVSTAYVCGEKKGLISEKPYEMGETLNGVSGLDIDFEKKLIDHTLKNLKAQQLQEKDIRQRMKDLGSQRAKYYGWPNTYVFTKAMGEMLIGKLRGNLPVVILRPTIVCSTFKEPFPGWVEGCRTIDSVTTTYGKGRLTLFLADNSTVLDLIPADMFVNSMIVAIKAHVNNSDLTIYQVGSSYRNPLTFKETHEFHYHYFARNPWTSDEGKSIKLGKGVVLNNILTFQIILFVWQFLVQMILIFTTRMGCSNMQHRLYKFDKKLKIVTKLVDLYKPYLFFKGIFEDTNTKKLLINARENGLDEDMFNFDCECINWEDYFMNVHLPSVVKYLF